Proteins encoded by one window of Emticicia oligotrophica DSM 17448:
- a CDS encoding BlaI/MecI/CopY family transcriptional regulator, with translation MELRELTRAEEEVMQIMWEIEPVFVKDILEYFPEPKPAYNTVSTIVRILEQKGFVGHKAYGKTHQYYSLISKEQYKSFATGKLMESYFENSVEEMFSFFVREKKIDMKEADEILKMIDKMKNSNQ, from the coding sequence ATGGAATTAAGAGAATTAACACGTGCCGAAGAAGAAGTCATGCAAATTATGTGGGAAATAGAGCCAGTCTTTGTGAAAGATATTTTGGAATATTTCCCAGAGCCTAAACCTGCCTATAATACAGTTTCAACGATTGTCAGAATTTTGGAGCAAAAAGGTTTTGTTGGGCACAAGGCATACGGCAAAACGCACCAATATTACTCCCTTATAAGTAAAGAACAATATAAATCTTTTGCTACCGGCAAATTGATGGAGAGTTATTTTGAAAACTCAGTAGAGGAAATGTTTTCGTTTTTTGTGCGTGAAAAAAAGATTGATATGAAAGAGGCCGATGAAATTCTAAAAATGATTGATAAAATGAAAAACTCTAATCAATAG
- a CDS encoding energy transducer TonB, which translates to MKKLFSIFVFGLIANFVQAQNIEPVYEKVDAMAEFPGGITEMINFIGQNLKYPKPAARANVTGKVFVKMIIEKDGSISSPKIVKGIGFGCDEEVMRVVGLMPKWSAARLDGKVVRSSMVMPVMFALDHKKSK; encoded by the coding sequence ATGAAAAAGCTATTCTCAATTTTTGTATTTGGCTTAATCGCCAATTTCGTGCAAGCACAAAATATAGAACCCGTTTATGAAAAAGTTGATGCCATGGCCGAATTTCCGGGAGGTATAACTGAAATGATTAATTTTATTGGTCAGAATCTGAAATACCCCAAGCCCGCCGCTCGTGCCAATGTAACAGGGAAAGTATTTGTCAAGATGATTATCGAGAAAGATGGTTCTATTTCATCTCCCAAAATCGTAAAGGGTATTGGTTTTGGTTGCGATGAAGAAGTAATGCGTGTCGTTGGATTGATGCCTAAATGGTCAGCTGCTCGATTAGATGGTAAAGTAGTTAGATCTTCAATGGTAATGCCCGTAATGTTTGCTTTAGACCATAAAAAATCAAAATGA
- a CDS encoding M56 family metallopeptidase — MDFLHYLIQVNIYLALFYGFYKLWLANETFYNLNRAFLVGSAVLSFGIPFWYSDYIQSLFITQQVNVVFYTILSPAVLKSKPSHENPFTWYDLIRIAYLICTIFLTFKLLFNFLKLNSLLKDTDNHSKFGAGFSFFNYVFVDKDLQKHEVVMEHEYVHIRQLHSADVVLFEIIAVLCWFNPVVYLYKKSIKHIHEFIADDIACRLEPSKADYAMLLFSQQFGLNQNQLTNQFIDKSTLKRRIEMLNKPRSRKIALLKYGLTAPLFALMLVIASASIAKNQEIRMVSDLVNTTEKVSITESPIEPLKLILTNKETPIKGNVISAESGKPLVGVAVIIKGKNKGTITDDNGNYTIQATANDELVFSLVGFENTTVAVADKKEINVKLSSGSQVSMEGRVQALSEIVVAGFKPNEDAAGEEVFTTVEENPSFPGGLDELYKNIARNLRYPEPARRANVQGKVFVKFIVRKDGSVSDLKVLKGIGFGCDEETIRVIGSLPKWNPGKQNGVSVNVYFTMPISFVLEGGKNNIANKNDFPYEKLIIIEDGITKTLTDKEEIRLENERLKKNIDAHEISINSIEKSMTIRVKGNPSEVLPLYIIDGKVASKTELSKINPDDIASVDVLKNASSTAVYGEKGANGVVVITSKKAVLAKEEQNFTIKGRQLYTIKIGNKRQIVNAKTANDYSPERIMQVNVVKQNEIKSRKGQLNEFEQKVIKEGYDGWVDIWLREQ, encoded by the coding sequence ATGGATTTCTTACATTATCTTATTCAAGTAAATATTTACTTGGCACTGTTCTATGGTTTTTACAAGCTGTGGCTTGCAAACGAAACCTTTTATAATCTCAATCGTGCATTTTTGGTTGGGTCGGCAGTTTTAAGTTTTGGTATTCCGTTTTGGTACTCAGATTACATCCAATCTTTGTTTATCACGCAGCAGGTGAATGTCGTTTTTTATACGATTCTTAGCCCGGCGGTTTTAAAATCTAAGCCTTCTCATGAAAACCCATTTACTTGGTATGATTTAATAAGAATTGCCTATCTGATTTGTACTATCTTCCTGACTTTCAAGTTATTATTCAATTTCCTGAAACTTAATAGTCTTTTAAAAGATACCGATAATCACTCAAAATTTGGAGCTGGTTTTTCATTCTTTAATTATGTTTTTGTGGATAAAGACCTACAAAAACATGAGGTTGTAATGGAGCATGAATACGTACACATTCGGCAGTTACATTCTGCTGATGTAGTATTGTTTGAAATCATTGCGGTATTGTGTTGGTTTAACCCTGTGGTTTACTTATATAAAAAATCAATTAAGCACATTCATGAGTTCATTGCCGATGATATTGCTTGCCGATTAGAACCTTCGAAGGCTGACTATGCTATGTTATTATTTTCTCAGCAATTTGGACTAAATCAAAACCAACTTACGAATCAATTCATTGATAAATCAACCCTCAAAAGAAGAATCGAAATGTTAAATAAGCCCCGCTCTCGTAAAATTGCTTTGTTAAAATACGGACTTACCGCACCACTTTTTGCTTTAATGCTGGTCATTGCTTCGGCTAGCATTGCTAAAAATCAGGAAATCAGAATGGTGAGTGATTTAGTTAATACAACCGAGAAAGTTTCAATAACAGAATCGCCAATCGAACCTTTAAAGTTGATACTTACTAATAAAGAAACACCTATTAAAGGTAATGTTATTTCAGCTGAATCAGGAAAACCATTGGTTGGAGTGGCAGTTATTATTAAAGGAAAAAATAAAGGAACAATTACCGATGATAATGGAAATTATACCATTCAAGCAACTGCTAATGATGAGTTAGTTTTTAGTTTGGTAGGTTTTGAAAATACTACTGTTGCCGTTGCTGATAAAAAAGAAATTAATGTAAAGTTAAGTTCGGGTAGCCAAGTAAGTATGGAAGGTAGGGTGCAGGCCCTAAGTGAAATTGTTGTAGCAGGTTTTAAACCAAATGAAGATGCCGCTGGTGAAGAAGTTTTTACAACCGTTGAAGAAAATCCGTCTTTCCCCGGAGGACTTGATGAATTATACAAGAATATTGCAAGAAACTTACGCTATCCTGAGCCAGCACGTCGTGCCAATGTACAGGGTAAAGTGTTTGTAAAGTTTATTGTCCGAAAAGACGGTTCTGTATCAGACCTCAAGGTGTTAAAAGGTATTGGTTTTGGCTGTGATGAAGAAACAATTAGAGTTATAGGGTCTTTACCGAAATGGAATCCCGGAAAACAAAATGGTGTTTCTGTAAATGTATATTTTACTATGCCAATTAGTTTTGTGCTTGAAGGCGGAAAAAATAACATAGCCAATAAAAACGATTTCCCTTATGAGAAATTAATCATTATTGAAGATGGAATCACAAAGACATTAACAGATAAAGAGGAGATTCGTTTAGAGAATGAGCGTTTGAAAAAAAATATTGATGCCCATGAAATTTCGATTAATTCGATTGAAAAAAGTATGACTATAAGGGTTAAAGGTAATCCTAGTGAAGTTCTTCCTTTGTATATCATTGATGGAAAAGTTGCGAGTAAAACTGAGTTGTCAAAAATTAACCCTGATGATATAGCCAGTGTTGATGTTTTGAAAAATGCTTCATCTACGGCAGTATATGGCGAAAAAGGAGCAAATGGCGTAGTAGTAATAACCTCAAAAAAAGCGGTTCTCGCGAAAGAAGAACAAAACTTTACAATTAAAGGTCGCCAACTTTATACCATAAAAATTGGTAATAAACGCCAAATTGTAAATGCGAAAACGGCTAATGATTATTCACCAGAGCGGATTATGCAGGTAAATGTAGTCAAGCAAAATGAAATAAAAAGTCGTAAAGGTCAATTAAACGAATTTGAGCAAAAAGTTATCAAAGAAGGTTATGATGGTTGGGTTGATATTTGGTTGAGAGAACAATAA
- a CDS encoding peptidoglycan DD-metalloendopeptidase family protein — MSIIKDLEGSYTWLDFTANNQELDDVDLTNTAVFSKYVFNKIAESRAKFGVGGYMEHRVIYRRSEHFSDGRIFGQVQSEPRCIHLGIDIWASAETPIFAPFDGVIHSFQNNDNFGDYGPTIILEHKQVFNFTNHKTLYTLYGHLSLDSLDGLYEGKEIKSGEAFAKIGNYPINGDWPPHLHFQVMTDMLGMKGDFAGVCAMSEQEKYQQICLDPNFILGLK, encoded by the coding sequence ATGTCGATTATTAAAGATTTAGAAGGATCTTATACTTGGCTCGATTTTACCGCCAATAATCAAGAATTAGATGATGTTGATTTGACTAATACTGCAGTTTTTTCAAAATATGTATTTAATAAAATAGCAGAATCTAGAGCAAAGTTTGGTGTGGGCGGATATATGGAGCATCGGGTAATTTATCGTCGCTCTGAACACTTTTCAGATGGTCGGATTTTTGGTCAAGTACAATCCGAACCTCGTTGTATTCACTTAGGAATTGATATTTGGGCTTCTGCCGAAACACCTATTTTCGCTCCGTTCGATGGTGTTATTCATAGCTTTCAGAATAACGATAATTTCGGAGATTATGGTCCAACGATTATTTTAGAGCATAAGCAAGTTTTTAATTTTACCAATCATAAAACTTTATATACGCTTTACGGGCATTTGAGCCTTGATTCGCTTGATGGTTTATATGAAGGGAAAGAAATAAAATCAGGCGAAGCTTTTGCAAAGATTGGGAATTACCCAATCAATGGAGATTGGCCCCCACATTTACATTTTCAAGTAATGACCGATATGCTAGGAATGAAAGGCGATTTTGCGGGTGTTTGTGCTATGTCAGAGCAAGAGAAATATCAACAAATATGCTTAGACCCTAATTTTATTTTAGGACTTAAATAA
- a CDS encoding ABC transporter permease: MKNILLVLRREYLVRIKKKSFWIMTLLMPLLISGFYALLFWGVFNSRELQKVMILDESDVFTQKFKDSEKVKFQFSKLPLDSAMAQLNQKKIDIVALIPTNIIEDPKSLKIFTGKGVGFELQSKIENTIQNEIRNVKLARAGIDQKVLEDADVNVSSKVVVVSKEGEQKEQNTLASTVLGFVTVILMFSTVLGFGMQVMRGVIEEKTNRIIEVIISSVKPFQLMLGKILGVGLVGLTQFALWITLTFALTTISSSLLPSQQIAKAAQEQMADMPQKEKDKVAKKMEQTPTDANKVMKFLESAKGLNIPLIIGCFLFYFLFGYLFYASVYGAIGSAVDNETDTQQFMFPVMLPLLAGYMIGLMTAGQADNKLLFWASIIPFTSPITMMARLPFGVEPWELILSMTLLVAGTLGMVWLAAKIYRVGILMYGKKATFKEIGKWIFYKG, from the coding sequence ATGAAAAATATATTACTCGTTCTTCGCCGAGAATACTTGGTACGAATCAAGAAAAAGTCGTTTTGGATAATGACTCTTCTCATGCCATTACTCATCTCTGGTTTTTATGCTTTACTTTTTTGGGGAGTATTTAATTCTCGTGAACTGCAAAAAGTAATGATTCTTGATGAAAGTGATGTTTTTACTCAAAAGTTCAAGGATTCGGAGAAAGTCAAGTTTCAATTTTCGAAGCTTCCCCTTGATTCAGCCATGGCTCAACTCAATCAAAAGAAAATTGATATTGTAGCCCTTATTCCAACAAATATTATCGAAGACCCTAAAAGCCTAAAAATCTTTACAGGTAAAGGTGTAGGCTTTGAATTACAATCAAAAATTGAAAATACCATTCAAAACGAAATACGAAACGTAAAACTTGCTCGTGCTGGAATCGACCAAAAAGTACTTGAAGACGCAGATGTAAATGTTTCATCGAAGGTGGTAGTTGTAAGCAAAGAAGGTGAACAAAAAGAACAAAATACGCTTGCTTCTACGGTATTAGGGTTTGTAACAGTTATTTTGATGTTTTCAACAGTATTAGGCTTTGGAATGCAAGTAATGAGAGGTGTAATTGAAGAAAAAACCAATCGTATTATTGAGGTAATTATTTCTTCAGTGAAGCCTTTCCAGTTGATGTTAGGAAAGATTTTAGGTGTTGGACTCGTTGGACTAACGCAATTCGCCCTTTGGATTACCCTTACATTTGCCTTAACAACCATTAGTTCATCTCTTCTACCTTCTCAGCAAATCGCCAAAGCAGCTCAGGAACAAATGGCAGATATGCCACAAAAAGAAAAAGATAAAGTAGCTAAAAAGATGGAGCAAACGCCAACTGATGCCAATAAAGTAATGAAGTTTTTAGAAAGTGCTAAAGGCTTAAATATTCCATTAATTATTGGATGTTTCTTATTCTACTTCTTGTTTGGCTATCTATTTTATGCATCAGTTTATGGTGCAATTGGTTCTGCGGTAGATAACGAAACTGATACTCAACAATTTATGTTTCCGGTCATGTTGCCCTTATTAGCAGGCTATATGATTGGTCTCATGACTGCCGGACAAGCTGATAACAAGTTATTATTCTGGGCTTCTATTATTCCGTTTACATCTCCAATCACGATGATGGCACGTCTTCCGTTTGGTGTAGAGCCTTGGGAATTAATTCTTTCAATGACTTTACTCGTGGCTGGTACTTTAGGAATGGTTTGGTTAGCTGCAAAAATTTACCGTGTAGGTATTTTGATGTACGGCAAAAAAGCTACTTTCAAAGAAATTGGCAAATGGATTTTCTATAAAGGCTAA
- a CDS encoding ABC transporter ATP-binding protein → MNNILEVHNVVKRYSQHTALDNVSINIPKGVIFGLLGPNGAGKTSLIRIINQITGPDEGYVLFDGEKLAPKHIKEIGYLPEERGLYKKMKVGEQLLYLAQLKGLSEKQALEKLKEWFIKFDIKSWWTKNVEDLSKGMQQKIQFVATVLHEPQLIILDEPFSGFDPINADLIKNEILELKEKGSTIIFSTHRMESVEELCDHIALINKSQKVLDGEKNEIKERFKTHTYQARYWGDLTTNNEDFEILDTKIISDNFKESTIKLKPNVPSNQLIKQLIEQVEVRSFGENIPTMNSIFKMVVNETID, encoded by the coding sequence GTGAATAATATTTTAGAAGTTCACAATGTTGTGAAGCGTTACTCGCAACACACTGCACTCGACAATGTAAGCATCAATATTCCCAAAGGAGTAATTTTTGGTCTTCTTGGACCTAATGGTGCTGGAAAAACCTCGCTTATTCGTATTATCAACCAAATTACAGGCCCCGATGAAGGCTATGTGCTTTTTGATGGAGAAAAACTCGCTCCTAAGCACATCAAAGAAATTGGTTATTTACCAGAAGAAAGAGGGCTATACAAAAAGATGAAAGTTGGTGAGCAATTACTTTATTTAGCACAACTTAAAGGTCTTTCTGAAAAACAAGCCCTCGAAAAACTTAAAGAATGGTTCATTAAATTCGATATTAAATCGTGGTGGACTAAAAATGTAGAAGACCTTTCTAAGGGTATGCAACAGAAAATTCAATTTGTGGCGACGGTTTTACATGAGCCTCAACTCATTATCCTAGATGAGCCATTCTCTGGATTTGACCCAATTAATGCCGATTTAATTAAGAACGAAATTTTAGAGTTGAAAGAAAAAGGCTCAACCATTATCTTCTCTACTCACCGAATGGAATCAGTTGAAGAACTTTGCGACCACATTGCTCTCATCAACAAATCGCAAAAAGTGCTTGATGGTGAAAAAAATGAAATTAAAGAAAGATTCAAAACACACACGTATCAAGCTCGTTATTGGGGAGATTTGACCACAAACAATGAAGATTTCGAAATTCTAGACACTAAAATTATTAGTGATAACTTCAAGGAATCAACCATTAAACTTAAACCAAATGTACCTTCTAATCAATTGATTAAGCAGTTAATTGAACAAGTTGAAGTACGTTCGTTCGGTGAAAACATTCCGACGATGAATAGTATTTTCAAAATGGTTGTAAACGAAACTATTGACTAA
- a CDS encoding transglycosylase domain-containing protein gives MVDKLRNILESISTKTSNAWWWILDKIYLFLCKAFGKERVEKVFVKFNQQVDEARSYFVSKFDTDGNYYPIISKIYKITLKVVAGVLIYLFCIETNFLWLCGRMPSIEQLTNPKISQSSAIFTADGVEIGKFFTENRKTIDSAQMSPWLFKALIATEDKRFYEHSGIDLQSMAGVAVGIFKGGERGGGSTVSQQLAKNLYSTRKSEMKGLLYYIPVVKTLVYKTKEWLTAIRLERNFTKGEILTMYLNTVDYGNNAYGIRTAAKTYFNKEPINLLPEEAAILVGLQKGTTLYNPIRNPKNALKRRNTVLQLMASNGSLSQDEADKLSKTEIKLDVNMEDASDGQGNYFKVALAKFIENWAKTNEVDLDLYRDGLKIYTTIDSRMQTHAETAVSSHMKRLQKIFDQEWKGRNPWTYENGQEIPGFLDTVAKRTPMYKRLVKKFKNNPDSVHYYMYEKKKPVKVFSWEGEKELMLSPVDSINYYKRFLQTGMMAMDPYTGFIKAWVGGINYDYFKYDHVKQGRRQPGSTFKPILYTAAIDGPLNLSPCDRRTDQPFKKEWVENGEPKVWEPKNADGVFTYSEMTLRRAIARSVNSVAAQLADEVGPRTIVNYARKMGITAPLEPVLSLGIGTSDVSLYEMVAAYGIFLNEGQYTEPMLVFKIEDAKGKVLFEFETKHREAIKAESAYLMQYMLRGGVEEPGGTSQGLFEYCSALFGNAGQAAGKTGTTSNYSDAWYIGFTKDLICGVWVGGDDRSIHFRSRMGEGSRSALPIFGKFMQSVYTDKKLGYSPGPFPKPGIKITKEYQGCVSIGGIDAEGDSTALMGDSSSIIENVERLPSVEPIKRDTTIDNR, from the coding sequence ATGGTAGATAAGTTAAGAAATATTTTAGAGAGTATCAGTACTAAAACTAGTAATGCATGGTGGTGGATTTTGGATAAAATTTACCTCTTTCTTTGTAAAGCTTTTGGTAAAGAACGAGTAGAAAAAGTATTCGTTAAGTTCAATCAACAAGTTGATGAGGCTAGGAGTTACTTTGTATCAAAATTTGATACTGACGGAAATTATTACCCAATAATTTCTAAGATTTACAAAATTACCTTAAAGGTTGTTGCAGGGGTTTTAATCTATTTGTTTTGTATTGAAACAAATTTTTTATGGCTTTGTGGTAGAATGCCAAGTATTGAGCAATTGACAAACCCAAAGATTTCTCAGTCTTCAGCCATCTTTACTGCTGATGGAGTAGAAATTGGTAAGTTCTTTACCGAAAATCGAAAAACCATTGATTCTGCTCAAATGTCACCTTGGTTGTTCAAGGCTTTGATTGCCACTGAAGATAAACGTTTTTACGAGCACTCAGGAATTGATTTGCAATCAATGGCTGGTGTGGCTGTAGGTATTTTTAAAGGAGGTGAACGTGGTGGAGGAAGTACCGTTTCTCAACAATTAGCCAAAAACCTTTATAGTACTCGTAAGAGTGAAATGAAGGGGCTACTCTACTATATTCCAGTTGTAAAAACTTTGGTTTACAAGACAAAAGAATGGTTGACAGCCATTCGTCTGGAGCGAAATTTTACGAAAGGAGAAATACTTACAATGTATTTGAATACGGTTGATTATGGAAATAATGCGTATGGTATTCGAACCGCTGCTAAAACATATTTTAATAAAGAGCCAATCAACCTTTTGCCTGAAGAAGCTGCCATTTTGGTTGGTTTGCAAAAGGGTACTACACTTTATAACCCTATTCGGAATCCAAAAAATGCTCTGAAACGCCGAAATACGGTATTGCAGTTGATGGCTAGTAATGGTTCATTGTCGCAAGATGAAGCAGATAAATTATCTAAGACAGAGATTAAGCTCGATGTAAATATGGAAGATGCCTCTGATGGGCAAGGCAATTATTTTAAGGTAGCTTTGGCAAAATTTATCGAAAATTGGGCTAAGACTAATGAAGTTGACTTAGATTTATATCGTGATGGCTTAAAGATTTATACAACCATTGATTCGAGAATGCAGACTCATGCCGAAACTGCTGTTTCGAGCCACATGAAACGTTTGCAAAAGATTTTCGACCAAGAATGGAAGGGCCGAAATCCTTGGACTTATGAAAATGGACAAGAAATTCCTGGATTCTTAGATACAGTTGCTAAGCGTACGCCTATGTACAAACGATTGGTTAAGAAATTTAAAAATAATCCTGATTCTGTTCATTATTATATGTATGAAAAGAAAAAGCCTGTTAAGGTGTTCAGTTGGGAAGGTGAAAAAGAATTAATGTTGAGCCCAGTAGATTCTATAAACTATTATAAACGTTTCTTGCAAACGGGAATGATGGCCATGGATCCATACACTGGTTTTATCAAAGCTTGGGTAGGAGGTATCAACTACGATTATTTTAAATACGACCACGTAAAGCAAGGGCGTCGTCAACCAGGTTCAACTTTCAAACCGATTCTTTATACAGCAGCCATTGATGGACCATTGAATCTTTCTCCTTGTGACCGTCGCACTGACCAACCGTTTAAGAAAGAATGGGTAGAGAATGGCGAACCAAAGGTTTGGGAACCTAAAAATGCCGATGGTGTTTTCACTTATTCAGAGATGACGCTTCGTCGAGCAATTGCTCGTTCGGTTAACTCAGTTGCAGCACAATTAGCCGATGAAGTTGGCCCAAGAACAATTGTAAATTATGCACGTAAAATGGGTATTACTGCTCCTCTTGAGCCAGTTTTATCATTGGGTATTGGGACTTCCGATGTTTCGCTTTATGAAATGGTGGCAGCATACGGTATTTTCCTAAATGAAGGGCAATACACCGAGCCAATGCTCGTTTTTAAGATTGAAGATGCTAAAGGGAAAGTATTATTTGAGTTTGAAACTAAACATCGTGAGGCAATTAAGGCAGAATCAGCGTACTTGATGCAGTATATGTTGCGTGGTGGTGTCGAAGAGCCGGGCGGAACTTCTCAAGGATTATTTGAATATTGCAGTGCTTTATTTGGTAATGCTGGACAAGCCGCTGGAAAAACAGGTACTACTTCTAATTATTCTGATGCTTGGTATATTGGTTTTACTAAAGATTTGATATGTGGTGTTTGGGTTGGAGGTGATGACCGTAGTATTCACTTCCGAAGCCGAATGGGTGAAGGTTCTAGGTCTGCTTTGCCAATTTTTGGTAAATTTATGCAGAGCGTATATACCGATAAAAAGTTAGGGTATAGTCCCGGCCCTTTTCCTAAACCAGGCATAAAGATTACAAAGGAATACCAAGGATGTGTTTCAATTGGCGGAATTGATGCGGAAGGAGACTCTACCGCTTTAATGGGTGATTCTTCAAGTATTATTGAAAATGTTGAGCGTTTACCTTCAGTTGAGCCGATTAAACGAGATACAACGATTGATAATCGTTAA
- a CDS encoding LytR/AlgR family response regulator transcription factor has translation MNLKLPIRTSTIRLTGKKKVNPADVLFLKADVNYTEVFLQGGETLVVSKTLKELEKRFSPFDFFRTHKSYMVNLKHVVGYQIHDGLMVKLDEQYNVNLSRRRKEEFLKSFHNLPRN, from the coding sequence ATGAATTTGAAATTACCTATCCGCACCTCAACTATTCGTTTAACTGGAAAGAAAAAAGTAAATCCAGCAGATGTATTATTTTTAAAAGCAGATGTAAATTATACAGAGGTATTTTTGCAAGGTGGAGAAACATTAGTTGTTTCGAAAACATTGAAAGAACTTGAAAAACGTTTTAGCCCTTTTGATTTCTTCCGTACGCATAAATCTTACATGGTAAACCTCAAACACGTGGTTGGTTATCAGATTCATGATGGCCTAATGGTGAAATTAGATGAACAGTATAATGTTAATCTTTCACGACGTAGAAAAGAAGAATTCCTTAAATCATTCCATAATTTACCAAGAAACTAA
- a CDS encoding YybH family protein, with product MKYKYLILCLLLSAQVSFGQAPNERQEVLKVLARQNDNWNKGNIEAFMEDYWKSDSLMFIGSKGVVYGWKATLDRYHKSYPDRATMGTLKFDIQKTDFHSKTTCWVLGKWHLTRPEKGDIGGYFTLILKKINGKWLIVSDHTS from the coding sequence ATGAAATACAAATACCTTATTTTATGTTTGCTACTTTCAGCACAAGTAAGTTTCGGACAGGCTCCTAATGAGCGTCAAGAAGTTTTGAAAGTCTTAGCTCGCCAAAATGATAATTGGAACAAGGGCAATATTGAAGCTTTTATGGAAGATTATTGGAAATCAGACTCATTGATGTTTATTGGTTCTAAAGGGGTTGTTTACGGTTGGAAAGCTACATTAGACCGCTATCATAAAAGTTATCCAGACCGTGCGACAATGGGGACTTTGAAGTTTGATATTCAGAAAACTGATTTTCATTCAAAAACCACTTGCTGGGTCTTGGGAAAGTGGCATTTAACACGCCCTGAAAAGGGTGATATTGGTGGGTATTTTACGCTTATACTCAAAAAAATCAACGGAAAATGGTTGATTGTTTCTGACCATACCAGTTAA
- a CDS encoding diacylglycerol/lipid kinase family protein — MNKQAIWFIVNPISGGKNAHQTIVKLIDNQLDKKIYQPVVRYTEYAGHATKIAAEGVENGVEIIVAIGGDGTVNEVGKALIHTKTSLGIIPTGSGNGLARELGIPMKAADAIASLNTPITKIIDVCKVNDIPFFCTAGVGFDAHCAEVFSRKKGRGMLNYVKVGFNEFWKYKPLRCVFAAENYEVFSVTFGNASQFGNNAYITPTAKIDDGLIDCTIVHQPSAFQAMDLISKLFNGNILSSNLTENYQGTKFKLSCEDNFLIHYDGEPMRLSTNELTISILEKCLKVMI, encoded by the coding sequence GTGAATAAACAAGCAATTTGGTTTATTGTAAATCCGATTTCGGGTGGCAAAAATGCTCATCAAACTATCGTTAAACTAATTGATAATCAGTTAGATAAAAAAATATATCAACCAGTAGTCCGATATACTGAATATGCAGGTCATGCTACAAAAATTGCTGCGGAAGGCGTAGAAAATGGTGTTGAGATTATTGTTGCCATTGGTGGAGATGGAACGGTCAATGAGGTTGGAAAGGCCTTAATTCATACAAAAACATCTTTAGGAATCATTCCAACTGGCTCTGGCAATGGATTAGCTCGTGAATTAGGTATACCCATGAAGGCCGCCGATGCCATCGCTTCTCTGAATACACCCATTACTAAAATAATTGATGTATGTAAAGTGAATGATATTCCTTTTTTTTGTACTGCGGGTGTGGGATTTGACGCTCATTGTGCCGAAGTTTTTTCTCGAAAAAAAGGTAGAGGTATGTTAAATTATGTAAAGGTTGGCTTTAATGAGTTTTGGAAATATAAGCCTTTAAGATGTGTTTTTGCCGCCGAAAATTATGAGGTCTTTAGTGTTACTTTCGGTAATGCGAGTCAATTTGGGAATAATGCGTATATAACACCTACTGCGAAGATAGACGATGGACTTATTGATTGTACGATTGTGCATCAGCCATCAGCTTTTCAGGCCATGGACTTGATTTCTAAGCTTTTTAATGGGAATATTCTTTCATCAAATTTGACGGAGAATTATCAAGGTACTAAATTCAAGCTTTCTTGCGAAGATAATTTTTTGATTCATTATGATGGTGAACCAATGAGACTTTCAACGAATGAGCTTACAATCAGCATTTTAGAAAAGTGTTTAAAAGTTATGATATGA
- a CDS encoding translation initiation factor: MKNKKHKAGTPQGIVYSTNPDFEFNFGDDEEVETLAANQQNLKIWLDRKGGNKIVSRIDGFIGKDEDLQALRKKLQNLCGSGGTAKDGEILLQGDHRDKILIFLQKEGYKAKKAGG, from the coding sequence ATGAAAAATAAGAAGCATAAAGCGGGTACTCCGCAAGGAATAGTGTATTCTACAAACCCTGATTTTGAATTTAATTTTGGCGATGACGAGGAAGTTGAAACATTAGCAGCTAATCAACAGAATTTAAAAATATGGCTTGATAGAAAGGGTGGGAATAAAATAGTGAGTAGGATTGATGGTTTTATCGGTAAAGATGAAGATTTACAAGCTTTAAGAAAAAAATTACAAAACCTTTGCGGAAGTGGCGGAACTGCCAAAGATGGAGAAATATTATTGCAGGGAGACCATCGAGATAAAATTCTTATCTTTCTCCAAAAAGAAGGTTATAAAGCAAAAAAAGCAGGTGGGTGA